One stretch of Tepiditoga spiralis DNA includes these proteins:
- a CDS encoding methyl-accepting chemotaxis protein, whose product MKIKTKVFLLVSVLILLQLIFFVMSNNFFSTVLKNEDKLTSVYMKNLKNIGNYSTVFMESRKLIAEYLAFNDIALKTNAEEKMKKLIEDISRLNIENKDETLKKEAINKINTYLSLLKTYKSVEEIKNNVKNFKKVGNDAISAFSKLQIAIEKSVDDFGNKNENIIKNSKKIGIYIIIISFFIGITISWILIRSLANTLIILMNYAKHLSERNYNVKIPKTKDKSELGQLINIFKTMHNQLVKDMKNIKEESINLKNSMKDINETLESTAEATQETTTATAEISTEIESITAAIQETTASIEEISSATKLIADEATEAAQFGHDSTEEAEEAGNTVKKSIDKMVEITEVTKEIETVVKEFNDSSAKISNFVETVASIAEQTNLLSLNAAIEAARAGEAGKGFAVVAEEVRVLAEESRKAADEIKIVVEGIIKVSNEAMNVSNLVNKKVEEGSDLSNEAGKNLKKILKSVKDITAKLESIAAAVQEQTASVDEIANAMTELSDNSVKVNGSVQEITAATEEHTANIETITSETTKTLELSDRLAAIVKQFKLN is encoded by the coding sequence ATGAAGATAAAAACTAAAGTTTTTTTATTAGTGAGTGTATTAATACTTTTACAGCTTATTTTCTTTGTGATGTCTAACAATTTTTTCTCTACCGTTTTAAAAAATGAGGATAAATTAACCTCTGTTTATATGAAAAACTTAAAAAATATAGGTAATTATTCTACAGTATTTATGGAAAGTAGAAAACTTATAGCGGAATACTTGGCTTTTAATGATATTGCTTTAAAAACAAATGCTGAAGAAAAAATGAAAAAATTAATAGAAGATATATCAAGATTAAATATAGAAAATAAAGATGAAACTTTAAAGAAAGAAGCAATAAATAAAATAAATACATATTTATCTCTTTTAAAAACATATAAATCTGTTGAAGAAATAAAAAATAATGTAAAAAATTTTAAAAAAGTTGGCAATGATGCAATTTCAGCATTTAGTAAACTTCAAATAGCAATAGAAAAGTCAGTAGATGACTTTGGTAATAAAAATGAAAATATTATTAAAAATTCTAAAAAAATAGGAATTTATATTATTATAATATCTTTTTTTATTGGAATTACTATATCTTGGATTTTAATAAGATCTCTTGCAAATACTTTAATTATATTAATGAATTATGCTAAGCATTTATCAGAAAGAAATTACAATGTAAAAATTCCAAAAACAAAAGATAAGAGTGAACTTGGTCAATTAATAAATATTTTTAAAACAATGCATAATCAATTAGTAAAAGATATGAAAAATATAAAAGAAGAAAGTATAAATTTAAAAAATTCAATGAAAGATATAAATGAAACTTTAGAATCAACAGCAGAAGCAACTCAAGAAACAACTACTGCAACTGCAGAAATATCTACTGAAATAGAGAGTATAACTGCAGCAATACAAGAAACAACAGCTTCAATTGAAGAAATCTCATCAGCAACCAAGTTAATTGCAGATGAAGCTACAGAAGCTGCGCAATTTGGTCATGATTCAACAGAGGAAGCAGAAGAAGCTGGTAATACAGTTAAAAAATCTATAGATAAAATGGTTGAAATAACTGAAGTTACAAAAGAAATAGAAACTGTTGTTAAAGAATTTAATGATAGTTCAGCTAAAATAAGTAACTTTGTAGAAACTGTAGCAAGTATAGCAGAACAAACAAATCTTTTATCATTGAATGCAGCTATAGAAGCAGCAAGAGCAGGAGAAGCAGGAAAAGGATTTGCAGTTGTTGCAGAAGAAGTTAGAGTTTTAGCTGAAGAAAGTAGAAAAGCTGCAGATGAAATTAAAATAGTTGTTGAAGGAATAATTAAAGTATCGAATGAAGCAATGAATGTTTCAAATTTAGTAAATAAAAAAGTTGAAGAAGGATCTGATTTATCAAATGAAGCTGGTAAAAATTTAAAAAAGATTCTTAAATCTGTTAAAGATATAACGGCAAAGTTAGAGAGTATTGCAGCAGCTGTTCAAGAACAAACCGCTTCAGTCGATGAAATAGCTAATGCAATGACTGAACTTTCAGATAATTCTGTTAAAGTAAATGGATCGGTTCAAGAAATAACTGCTGCAACTGAAGAACATACTGCAAATATAGAAACAATAACTTCTGAAACTACTAAAACATTAGAGCTTTCTGATAGATTAGCAGCTATTGTAAAGCAATTTAAATTAAATTAA
- the rplT gene encoding 50S ribosomal protein L20 — protein sequence MRVKRAVTARKKKKFYLKKAKGYRGALSRRYVLAKQQFYRSGVKAYAGRKDKKGDFRRLWITRINAAARLQDMKYNELIHGLKLANANINRKMLAELAVSDIEAFNAYVALAKEALNK from the coding sequence ATGAGAGTAAAAAGAGCCGTTACTGCAAGAAAAAAGAAAAAATTTTATTTGAAAAAAGCTAAAGGATACCGTGGAGCATTAAGTAGAAGATATGTGCTTGCAAAACAGCAATTTTATAGATCAGGTGTAAAGGCTTACGCAGGAAGAAAAGATAAAAAAGGTGATTTTAGAAGATTGTGGATCACAAGAATTAATGCAGCTGCAAGACTTCAAGATATGAAATACAATGAATTAATTCATGGTTTAAAACTTGCTAATGCAAATATAAATAGAAAAATGCTTGCTGAATTAGCAGTAAGTGATATTGAAGCATTTAACGCTTATGTTGCACTTGCAAAAGAAGCATTGAATAAATAA
- a CDS encoding (2Fe-2S)-binding protein, giving the protein MRIQQHPILKFKKENRVNFLFEGKEVYGYEGETIAASLHALGIWEYGEGAHSHTPRGLFCAIGHCSSCLMKVDGVPNTRICVTKIKEGMIVEKQHPRGSL; this is encoded by the coding sequence TTGAGAATACAACAACATCCAATTTTAAAATTTAAAAAAGAAAATCGGGTGAACTTTTTATTTGAAGGTAAAGAAGTTTATGGATATGAAGGTGAAACAATTGCAGCGTCTTTACACGCATTAGGTATTTGGGAGTATGGAGAAGGAGCACATTCACATACACCAAGAGGTTTATTTTGTGCTATTGGACACTGTTCTTCTTGTTTAATGAAAGTAGATGGAGTACCAAATACAAGAATTTGTGTAACTAAAATTAAAGAAGGAATGATTGTTGAAAAACAACATCCAAGGGGGAGTCTATAA
- the pruA gene encoding L-glutamate gamma-semialdehyde dehydrogenase, producing the protein MNSINLYEMPKNEPILGYLPGSKEKKELKEKLKELENKVIEIPAIIGGKEIKTGNTKDIFMPHDLTHKIATVHMLGEEEVKMAIESAMNAKKIWDKYTWQDRVSIFRRAAELLSTTWRSTLNAATMMCQSKNVFQAEIDSACELIDFFNFNSYYLTQLYKDQPISPKGIWNRVEYRPLEGFVFAVTPFNFSSIGGNLPTAPAIMGNTVLWKPARTQLYSAYFTMKLLIEAGVPEGVINFLPVSGSIVGEVVLKHPDLAGIHFTGSTGTFQYMWRTVGENISNYKAYPRIVGETGGKDFMVVHKSAEKNEVLTALIRGSFEYQGQKCSALSRAYIPESMWNEIKDELIEKTDNLKMGNPEDFTNFINAVIDKASFDKINSYIKHAKDSSDAEIIAGGKSDDTKGYFIRPTIIKTTNPHFKTMEEEIFGPVLTIYVYSDEKYEETLELCDKTSIYGLTGAVFAKDRNAILLANEKLVNAAGNFYINDKPTGAVVGQQPFGGARASGTNDKAGSAMNLLRWTSMRSVKENFNPPKSYEYGFMQEK; encoded by the coding sequence ATGAATTCAATTAATTTGTATGAAATGCCAAAAAATGAACCAATCTTAGGATACTTACCAGGTAGTAAAGAAAAAAAAGAATTAAAAGAAAAGTTAAAAGAACTTGAAAACAAAGTAATAGAAATTCCTGCAATAATAGGCGGAAAAGAAATAAAAACCGGAAATACAAAAGATATATTCATGCCACACGATTTAACTCATAAAATAGCAACTGTTCACATGCTTGGTGAAGAAGAAGTTAAAATGGCAATAGAAAGTGCTATGAATGCTAAAAAGATTTGGGATAAGTACACATGGCAAGATAGAGTTTCTATCTTTAGAAGAGCAGCAGAACTACTATCAACAACATGGAGAAGTACATTAAATGCTGCAACAATGATGTGCCAAAGTAAAAATGTTTTTCAAGCAGAAATAGATTCAGCATGCGAATTAATAGACTTTTTTAACTTTAATTCTTATTATTTAACACAACTATATAAAGATCAACCAATATCACCAAAAGGAATATGGAATAGAGTAGAATATAGACCACTTGAAGGCTTTGTTTTTGCAGTAACTCCTTTTAACTTTTCATCAATAGGAGGAAACCTACCAACGGCACCAGCAATTATGGGAAATACAGTTCTTTGGAAACCCGCAAGAACACAGTTATATTCAGCATACTTTACAATGAAATTATTAATAGAAGCAGGCGTTCCTGAAGGTGTAATTAACTTTTTACCTGTTTCAGGTTCAATAGTTGGAGAAGTAGTATTAAAACATCCTGATCTTGCAGGAATTCACTTTACAGGTTCAACGGGAACATTCCAATATATGTGGAGAACCGTAGGAGAAAATATTTCTAATTATAAAGCATATCCAAGAATAGTTGGAGAAACTGGTGGAAAAGACTTTATGGTTGTTCACAAATCTGCGGAAAAAAATGAAGTTCTTACAGCTTTAATAAGAGGTTCCTTTGAATATCAAGGACAAAAATGTTCAGCACTCTCAAGAGCATACATTCCAGAAAGTATGTGGAATGAAATAAAAGATGAATTAATAGAAAAAACTGATAATTTAAAAATGGGAAATCCTGAAGACTTTACTAATTTTATAAATGCAGTAATTGATAAGGCATCATTTGATAAAATAAACTCTTATATAAAACATGCAAAAGATAGCAGTGATGCAGAAATTATTGCAGGAGGAAAATCAGATGATACAAAGGGATACTTTATAAGGCCAACAATAATAAAAACAACAAACCCTCATTTTAAAACTATGGAAGAAGAAATATTTGGCCCTGTATTAACAATATACGTTTATTCAGATGAAAAATATGAAGAAACACTAGAACTATGTGATAAAACATCAATATATGGATTAACAGGAGCCGTTTTTGCAAAAGATAGAAATGCAATATTACTTGCCAATGAAAAGTTAGTAAACGCAGCTGGAAACTTCTATATAAATGATAAACCAACAGGAGCAGTAGTTGGTCAGCAACCATTTGGTGGAGCAAGAGCCTCTGGAACAAATGATAAAGCAGGAAGTGCCATGAACTTATTGAGATGGACATCTATGCGATCTGTAAAAGAAAACTTTAATCCTCCTAAAAGTTATGAATATGGATTCATGCAAGAAAAATAA
- a CDS encoding NAD(P)/FAD-dependent oxidoreductase has protein sequence MMNKAYVVIIGGGVTGCSIAYNLAKKGIKDIIVLERKYLSYGATGRCGAGIRQQWGTHQNCILSTESIKIFENMNEILQTKRDIELKQKGYLLLAYSEKELKQFKKNIEIQHEHNIPSTLVTPEEAKEIVPMLNTENIIGGAFCPTDGHANPFLVNQAYADAAKRLGVKFIKAEALGIKKKESKIIGVETNKGFIETTRVVNAAGSWSKEIGSMVGIDLPVYSEVHEILATEPVKPILNPMVMSFSHNFYCQQTPHGSFIMGMSPIEKVKDVSWQFLERMTKKISTLLPPTKNLRIVRQWSGYYNISPDKQPIVCESEEIEGFYMAIGFSGHGFMLSPAVGILMSNIILKEKLQWDVTLDIGRFKRKEIIEEPSVV, from the coding sequence ATGATGAATAAAGCATATGTAGTAATAATAGGAGGAGGAGTAACTGGATGTTCAATAGCTTATAACTTAGCTAAAAAAGGCATTAAAGATATTATTGTACTTGAAAGAAAGTACTTATCATATGGTGCAACTGGAAGATGTGGAGCTGGAATTAGACAACAATGGGGAACGCATCAAAATTGTATTTTATCAACAGAGAGCATAAAAATATTTGAAAATATGAATGAAATTCTACAAACAAAAAGAGATATCGAATTAAAACAAAAAGGTTATTTACTGTTAGCATATTCAGAAAAAGAATTAAAACAATTCAAAAAAAATATAGAAATTCAACACGAGCATAACATTCCTTCAACATTAGTAACACCAGAAGAAGCAAAAGAAATTGTACCAATGCTCAATACAGAAAATATTATAGGTGGAGCATTTTGTCCAACTGATGGACATGCAAATCCTTTTCTTGTAAATCAAGCATATGCTGACGCAGCAAAACGACTTGGAGTTAAGTTTATAAAAGCAGAAGCACTTGGAATAAAGAAAAAAGAAAGTAAAATAATTGGTGTAGAAACAAATAAAGGATTTATAGAAACAACACGTGTTGTAAATGCAGCAGGCTCTTGGTCTAAAGAAATAGGAAGTATGGTTGGAATTGATTTGCCAGTTTATTCTGAAGTTCATGAAATACTTGCAACAGAACCTGTAAAACCAATTTTAAATCCTATGGTTATGTCATTTTCACATAATTTTTATTGTCAGCAAACACCACATGGATCTTTTATCATGGGAATGAGTCCAATTGAAAAAGTAAAAGATGTTTCATGGCAATTTTTAGAAAGGATGACAAAAAAGATTTCAACACTATTACCGCCAACAAAAAATCTTAGAATAGTTAGACAATGGTCAGGATACTATAATATTTCTCCAGACAAACAGCCAATAGTCTGTGAATCAGAAGAAATAGAAGGCTTTTATATGGCAATAGGATTCAGTGGACATGGATTTATGTTATCACCAGCAGTTGGAATTTTAATGTCAAATATAATATTAAAAGAAAAATTACAATGGGATGTAACTCTTGATATAGGAAGATTTAAAAGAAAAGAAATTATAGAAGAACCATCAGTAGTTTAA
- a CDS encoding FAD-dependent oxidoreductase, whose product MIDTDVLIIGGGPAGISAAISAGENNLDVTLIEEKDILGGQLVKQTHRFFGSKEEHAGTRGFDISNELNQKIRDLKNIKVMLEATAMGVYEDGIVTVLHEEHMKKINPKKIIMATGAFEKFLAFENNHLPGIFGAGAVQTLMNLYGILPGKKVLMIGSGNIGLIVSYQLAQAGVDVVGVIEASQNIGGYMVHASKLRRMGIPILTGHTIKKALGKNKVEGAIIYELDKNWNEVKNSEKKIECDVICISVGLSPMIDLFSQAGCKTKYIGELGGNIPLRNENMQTTNPNIYVAGDVDGIEEATAAMLEGEIAGLNAVFSITKNNALNKKIKEKKESLNSLRAGPTGEKIRKGLLKMNFDVKVEHQNNTKIEINILKKTGVASKEIINEKLPSEERLNKGPAAIFECFQKIPCNPCVHSCPYGAVIPFKDINDIPYVDYDKCVGCGICISSCPGLAIFVVNKNYTKNTSTISLPYEFLPKPEPNDTVDVLNRKGEKICKGKIIRVLDGKKQDHTTVITVEIPKEFHMEARNIKVAIS is encoded by the coding sequence ATGATTGATACTGATGTTTTAATCATTGGTGGAGGTCCCGCTGGAATTTCTGCAGCAATTTCTGCTGGTGAAAATAATCTTGATGTAACTCTTATAGAAGAAAAAGATATCTTAGGAGGTCAATTAGTAAAACAAACGCATAGATTTTTTGGTTCTAAAGAAGAACATGCAGGAACAAGAGGTTTTGACATATCTAATGAATTAAATCAAAAAATAAGAGATCTAAAAAATATAAAAGTTATGCTTGAAGCTACTGCAATGGGTGTTTATGAAGATGGAATAGTCACTGTTCTTCATGAAGAACATATGAAAAAAATAAATCCCAAAAAAATTATTATGGCAACAGGTGCATTTGAAAAATTTCTTGCATTTGAAAATAATCATTTACCTGGTATTTTTGGTGCTGGTGCAGTGCAAACTTTAATGAATCTTTATGGAATATTACCTGGAAAAAAAGTATTAATGATTGGTTCAGGAAATATTGGTCTAATAGTTTCTTATCAACTTGCTCAAGCTGGTGTAGATGTTGTTGGAGTAATAGAAGCTTCTCAAAATATTGGTGGTTATATGGTTCATGCATCAAAATTAAGAAGAATGGGAATACCAATTCTAACAGGTCATACAATAAAAAAAGCTCTTGGAAAAAATAAAGTAGAAGGAGCAATAATATATGAACTCGATAAAAATTGGAATGAAGTAAAAAATTCAGAGAAAAAAATAGAATGTGATGTCATATGTATTTCTGTTGGATTGAGTCCAATGATAGATTTATTTAGTCAGGCTGGTTGTAAAACAAAGTATATTGGAGAACTTGGAGGAAATATACCTTTGAGAAATGAAAATATGCAAACTACAAATCCAAATATATATGTTGCTGGAGATGTTGATGGAATAGAAGAAGCAACAGCAGCTATGCTTGAAGGAGAAATAGCGGGTTTAAATGCAGTATTTTCAATAACAAAAAATAATGCATTAAATAAAAAAATAAAAGAAAAAAAAGAAAGTTTAAATAGTCTAAGAGCAGGACCAACAGGAGAAAAAATAAGAAAAGGGCTTTTAAAAATGAATTTTGATGTTAAAGTAGAACATCAAAATAATACTAAAATAGAAATAAATATTTTAAAAAAAACGGGTGTAGCTTCAAAAGAAATTATAAATGAAAAGCTTCCATCTGAAGAAAGATTAAATAAAGGCCCTGCAGCCATATTTGAATGTTTTCAAAAGATACCTTGTAATCCATGTGTTCATAGTTGTCCATATGGAGCTGTAATACCTTTTAAAGATATAAATGATATTCCATACGTAGATTATGATAAATGTGTTGGATGTGGTATTTGTATAAGTTCTTGTCCAGGACTTGCAATTTTTGTAGTCAATAAAAATTATACAAAAAATACATCAACAATAAGCTTACCATATGAATTTTTACCGAAACCAGAACCAAACGATACAGTTGATGTTTTAAATAGAAAAGGCGAAAAAATATGTAAAGGTAAGATTATAAGGGTTTTAGATGGAAAAAAACAAGATCATACAACTGTAATCACAGTTGAAATTCCAAAAGAATTTCACATGGAAGCACGAAACATAAAGGTGGCGATTTCATGA
- a CDS encoding large ribosomal subunit protein bL35, with amino-acid sequence MAKIKVKTKSAMKKRYKVTGSGKIVRYRRSHTGHNSGFKSNTKMRRLQKQTELTKTLLKQTERAMGRA; translated from the coding sequence ATGGCTAAAATAAAAGTTAAAACAAAGAGTGCTATGAAAAAAAGATATAAAGTAACTGGTTCTGGTAAAATTGTAAGATACAGAAGAAGCCACACAGGACACAATTCAGGATTTAAATCAAATACAAAAATGAGAAGATTACAAAAACAAACAGAATTAACTAAAACATTGTTAAAACAAACAGAAAGAGCTATGGGTCGCGCTTAA
- a CDS encoding HD domain-containing phosphohydrolase, which produces MNFKIKRGIRFSIFQIVIMSLLSVALILFFLSNILTRNLIEKNYNQKKDLAISSIMEIFGISTKGSKSSENKYNLAINSIFDNINNLYEKNYTIQSQDLEKGKYIFDDLKNVFEKLKLPIPKIEYILFDDKKNVLYHSEMNSDKYIDLKNNLLKLINNNTNSKRITDTLDSTDSKYSFLNLDKYIFGLEVKLGNDEFFLKNTQKFTDLLTKQYDVIESIKVYKFDDFFNYDLELNDNQISSLKNNEQIILKNDFKETYFLPIENDLIIKVDFNKKIIYKDMIPIYFSFVIAIFVSLIIGLIVAHRVSNPLIKSIESISKSIKKYTEEKDLTAIAEIKLNKKSPYELINLSKGFTEMTQEISAYTEELQAMNEALENSYNEIEKKNKKLKEENYYFSKQLSKIAESYDDDTGNHIDRVASLSEFIAKKLNLNDDFIKDIKYFAPLHDIGKILTPIEILRKPGKLTNDEFEIIKKHPIDGGKLIGDGEEYKVARNIAMYHHEKYNGKGYPFGKIGDQIPIEAQIVSFADVYDALRSERPYKKAFSHEEVCNILVNGDNRTKPTDFNPLILEVFKRYHNEIDKLYNSLK; this is translated from the coding sequence ATGAATTTTAAAATAAAAAGAGGTATTAGATTTTCTATTTTTCAAATAGTAATAATGTCACTACTTTCTGTAGCTCTTATTCTTTTTTTCTTATCTAATATATTAACAAGAAATTTAATTGAAAAAAACTACAATCAAAAAAAAGATTTGGCAATTTCAAGTATAATGGAAATATTTGGAATTTCTACAAAAGGTTCTAAGAGTTCAGAAAATAAGTATAATTTAGCTATAAATAGCATTTTTGATAATATAAATAATTTGTATGAAAAAAATTATACTATTCAATCGCAAGATTTGGAAAAAGGAAAGTATATTTTTGACGATTTAAAAAATGTTTTTGAAAAATTGAAACTTCCAATTCCAAAAATAGAATACATATTATTTGATGATAAGAAAAATGTTTTATATCATTCCGAAATGAATAGTGATAAATACATAGATTTAAAAAACAATTTATTAAAGTTAATAAATAATAATACTAATTCAAAAAGGATAACTGATACATTAGATAGTACTGATAGTAAGTATTCTTTTTTAAATTTAGATAAATATATCTTTGGATTAGAAGTAAAACTTGGAAATGATGAGTTTTTTTTAAAAAATACTCAAAAATTTACTGATCTTTTAACAAAGCAATATGATGTAATAGAAAGTATAAAAGTATATAAGTTTGATGATTTTTTTAATTATGATTTAGAATTAAATGATAATCAAATAAGTTCTTTAAAAAACAATGAACAAATAATACTTAAAAATGATTTTAAAGAAACTTATTTTTTACCAATTGAAAATGACTTAATAATAAAAGTTGATTTTAATAAAAAAATAATATATAAAGATATGATACCAATATATTTTTCATTTGTAATTGCAATTTTTGTATCTTTAATAATAGGATTAATTGTTGCACATAGAGTTTCGAATCCTTTAATTAAATCAATTGAAAGTATTTCAAAGTCTATAAAAAAGTATACTGAAGAAAAAGATTTAACTGCTATTGCTGAAATAAAATTAAATAAAAAATCACCATATGAATTAATTAATCTTTCAAAAGGTTTTACTGAAATGACTCAAGAAATATCTGCATACACAGAAGAATTACAAGCAATGAATGAAGCTCTTGAAAATAGTTATAATGAAATAGAAAAAAAGAACAAAAAATTAAAAGAAGAAAACTATTATTTTTCAAAGCAATTGTCTAAAATAGCTGAAAGTTATGATGATGATACTGGAAATCATATAGATAGAGTTGCCTCTCTTTCTGAATTTATAGCAAAAAAATTAAATTTAAATGATGATTTTATTAAAGATATAAAGTACTTTGCCCCGCTTCATGATATTGGAAAAATATTAACTCCAATAGAAATTTTAAGAAAACCTGGAAAGCTAACTAATGATGAGTTTGAAATAATAAAAAAACATCCAATTGATGGTGGAAAGTTAATTGGTGATGGAGAGGAATATAAAGTAGCAAGAAATATTGCAATGTATCATCATGAAAAATACAATGGAAAAGGATATCCATTTGGAAAGATTGGAGATCAAATACCAATAGAGGCTCAAATAGTATCTTTTGCAGATGTTTATGATGCTTTACGTTCTGAAAGACCATATAAAAAAGCTTTTTCACATGAAGAAGTTTGTAATATCCTTGTAAATGGAGACAATAGAACAAAACCAACGGATTTTAATCCATTAATTTTAGAAGTTTTTAAAAGGTATCATAATGAAATAGATAAATTATATAATAGCTTAAAATAA
- the infC gene encoding translation initiation factor IF-3: protein MIPIAKDGAIRNDSIRAREVLLIDDKGEKKGVVSTREALRLANEANLDLVLVSPNARPPVAKIMDYGKFKYEKEKKEKETKKKQKKQLVKEMKFRLRIDEHDFMTKVNRIRTFINAGNKVRAVIMFLGRDIMFKDRGKDLIERIIKETADIAKVSRNIKVAGRDMDIYLEPLEEKPKKED, encoded by the coding sequence GTGATACCAATAGCCAAAGACGGTGCTATTAGGAATGATTCAATTAGAGCAAGAGAGGTACTTTTAATAGATGATAAAGGCGAAAAAAAAGGAGTAGTTTCAACAAGAGAAGCATTAAGACTCGCTAATGAAGCAAATCTTGATCTTGTACTTGTTTCACCAAATGCAAGACCACCAGTTGCTAAAATAATGGATTACGGAAAGTTCAAATATGAAAAAGAAAAGAAGGAAAAAGAAACTAAGAAAAAACAAAAAAAGCAATTAGTTAAAGAAATGAAGTTTAGACTTAGAATTGATGAACACGATTTCATGACAAAAGTAAATAGAATCAGAACTTTTATAAATGCAGGAAACAAAGTTAGAGCAGTAATAATGTTTCTTGGAAGAGATATTATGTTTAAAGATAGAGGAAAAGATTTAATTGAAAGAATAATAAAAGAAACAGCTGATATAGCTAAAGTAAGTAGAAACATAAAAGTTGCTGGAAGAGATATGGATATATATCTTGAACCATTAGAAGAAAAACCTAAAAAGGAGGATTAA
- a CDS encoding (2Fe-2S)-binding protein translates to MNDDNIIVCRCEDITMKEIRDAIKEGFTTLEEIKRVLRAGMGPCQGKTCGPIIAREIVKMTGKSMEEVMTQKLRPPFGGITFKEVINDE, encoded by the coding sequence ATGAATGATGATAATATAATAGTTTGTAGATGCGAAGATATAACTATGAAAGAAATTAGAGATGCAATAAAAGAAGGTTTTACAACTTTAGAAGAAATAAAAAGAGTATTGAGAGCCGGTATGGGACCATGTCAAGGAAAAACCTGTGGTCCAATAATAGCAAGAGAAATCGTAAAAATGACTGGAAAATCAATGGAAGAAGTAATGACTCAAAAACTAAGACCCCCATTTGGTGGAATAACTTTTAAAGAAGTGATTAATGATGAATAA